Part of the Pseudomonas abietaniphila genome is shown below.
ATTCCAGGTGTGGGAGCGCCACTTGGGCCAAACCTGTTCTTGCGGAGGTTGAGATCCAGGATCGTTCCAACGCTCTGCGTGGGAATGCCTGCCAGGACGCTCCGCGTCGACGTTGACGCAGAGCGCCAGCCCCTGCGTTACCACGCGGAGCGTGGGAACGATCAGCAAACCTGAGATTTACTGCCGCGCCAGATTCGACGGCGTAATCACACGCTTGGCATTCAGCCAGGCCTTCTGCCAATACGGCTTGTCCAGACTGTCGAGTTTGACAGTGCCACCCGTGGCCGGCGCATGCACGAAGCGCCCTTCTCCCACATAGATCCCGGCATGACTGACGTTCGACCCGCCACCCGTGGCGAAGAACACCAGATCCCCGGTCTGCAACTGGCTGCGATCGATGTCAGGACCACGCAGGTTGATCATGTCGCGGGTCGAGCGCGGCAGCGTAATGCCCGCTGCGCCCTGATACACGTAACCGATCAGACCACTGCAATCAAACCCCGAATCCGGCGTATTGCCGCCCCAGCGATAGGGTGTGCCGACCAGCCCGATGGCACGCAAAAGCACGTCATCCGCGACCGGAGAGGAAAATTGAGAAGGAGCGGATACCACAGGCCTGGAAACGACCTTGGGAGGGGCTGGCGGTGGAGTGCTGGAACAGGCGGCCAGCAATACAGCCAGTGAAGCAACAACCAGGCGAACCGTAAACGACATAAACACAACAACCTTTGCGGGATGCGGCTTACTCTGCCGGGAGCTGGGACTGCGTGCAATCAGGGTTTCCCCGGTTGCACGCCCGGTATTAACGGTGTTGGCGCTTGAGTGTAGTCGAGGTCATCGCGGTTGTGGTTTCCGGAACCTTGGAAGGTGCCATGGCCAGCGCGCGCTTGGCTTCGATGAACGTACGGGCCCAGTAAGCGTCGTCGAGACTGTCGACACGAACGCCACCGCTGCGACGGCTGCTGGAGTGGATGAACTGATCATCGCCCAGGTAGATGCCGGCATGGCTGACGCGACCGCGGCCTGCGGTGCTGAAGAACAGCAGATCGCCCGGCTTGAGGTCGTTACGCTTGACCAGAGGTGCGTCGATGTTGATCATTTCGCGGGAAGAACGCGGCAGGCTCATGCCAGCCTCTTCACGGAACAGGTAACCGATGAAACCGCTGCAATCAAAACCGGACGTGGTCGACGTGCCGCCGAAACGATAGCGGGTACCTATCAACGACTTGCCACGTTCCAGGATGCTGTCTGCCAGTACCGGTAACTGGTAGGGCTTGTTGTCAGCAAACTGAGCCAGTTCGTCTTCGGTGGCGATTTCGTCATCCAGTACGGAAGCCGAATAATCAGCGCGTTTGGCAGCGGTTTGCGCGGTGACAGAATCCTTGAACTGAGGGTTCTGCGACTGCTGTTGCGACGCTGGCATCTGGGCCGCGCAGCCGAACAGCAGCGAAACGAGTGCGAGAGGCACGAGGGGTGCGAAGCGATTTAGCATGGGCACGACCGTGGCTAAGGTGTAAAGAAGCCGAGACTATGCCTTCTATCGTCATCATTTGCAAATTCAATCGAATCAAATGTGACTTACCAGGTCCTCCATCACATCTAAGGCTCTACACCTCAGGAACGCGTCCATGTGAATGGAGTGATCTGTCGACGATGGATTTATCTCGGCGGTAAAGCCTCCCGCGACCCGCGTGCGCAGCATCGGCTCGTGGATATAGGGGAAGCCGGCGGTGGTTCCGATGCTGAGCACAGCGTCAAAGCCTTTCGCCATTTCCTCATACAGCACGTTCAATGCCAGCTCTGGCAGCATCTCTTCGAACAAGACGACCGGCGGTCGCAATACGCCGTGGCAGCGTGCGCATAACGGCGGCAGCGGCCGTTGCAGATGTTCGCTCAACTGCGGATCTTCAGCGCCACACGACTGGCAGTAGAGCGGCGCCAGTTGCCCGTGAATCTCGATCAGCCGTTCTGGCGGACTGCCTGCCGCGCGATGGTAGCCGTCCACGTTCTGCGTCAACACCCAGCACTCAGGCTTGCGCCGTTGCAATTCGGCGATCGCATAATGCGCCGCATTGGGCTGTCCGCCCAGGCAAGCGCTGCCTAACTGTGCAATGTATTTCCAGCACAGCGCAGGATCGCGACGCAGCATCGGACCGGACAACGCCATTTCAATGGGCAGTCCGTCGTCGGTATGACCGTTATAGAGGCCGCCGACGCCACGGTACGTCGGCAATCCGGAATCAGCAGACAGGCCTGCGCCGGTGATGATCAGAATGCGGTTGGCGTGGCGCAGGGCCGCTGCCGTCTGCCGCACCAGGGCGGGGTCGACGACAGACTGCTTCACTGGCCGCTCCCCACTACCAACCCAGCGTTTCTTTAAGGAAGGGGATGGTCAGCTTGCGCTGTGCCTGAAGCGACGCCTGATCAAGCTGCTCCAGCAGATCGAACAGTGCGCTCATGCTGCGTTTGCCACGGGTCAAGATGAAATGACCGACCTCGTCGGTCAGGTGCAATCCGCGGCGCGAGGCGCGCAATTGCAGGGCACGGAGTTTTTCTTCGTCGGAGAGCAGGCGCATCTGGAATACCAGCGCCATGGTGAGTCGCGATTTCAGGTCGGCCAGCTTGACCGGCAGCTCGCGAGGCGAACAGGACGCTGCAATGAGCAAGCGACGACCGCTGTCACGCAGTCGGTTGAACAGGTGAAACAGGGCTTCTTCCCATTCCGGCTTGCCGACCACCGCCTGCAAGTCGTCCAGACAGACCAGTTCGTACTGTTCCAGGTGATCGAACAGCTCGACGCCTTCATCGATGACTTCGGCCATGGGCAAATAAACGGCAGGCTCGCCCATCTGCTCGAAACGCAGACACGCCGCCTGGAGAAGGTGCGTGCGCCCCACTCCCTGCTTGCCCCACAGATAGATCAGGCTTTCGGTCCAGCCGGCCTCGGCTTCGCACAGCCGCTCGACATAGCCGAGTGCAGCGGCATTGGCGCCTGGATAGTAATTGATGAAGGTGGCGTCATCACGCAGACGCACACTCAGGGGCAGCTGAACTGGTTTCATGCTGGCTGAACGGTTCGGTGACAAACCGCCAAGGGGCCTCTGTGTAAAGTGTGCAAAGTTTATACCCGCAAGCCGGGGCGCACAATGCGCCAGACCACCTGCAAAATCAAAGGGTTGCGTCTACACCGGGCCAGGCCGCGGATTACCGGTAAAAGAAAGGCGTTAAATAGTGAAGACAAGGCCACGCTCTCTGACCAGCCGGACCCAAAAACCTGTGGGAGTGATCGTGCTCCCACAAAGGTCTTGAGCGCTCACTCGGCTATTTACAGATCCGGGTCTTCCATCCCGCCATAAATGTCCGAGTCCTTGTAAAGGTCATGGACGTGACGCACCAGCACCATGATCACCGCCGCCACTGGCAGCGCCAGCAAGATGCCGGTGAAGCCGAACAGCTCGCCGCCGGCC
Proteins encoded:
- the hda gene encoding DnaA regulatory inactivator Hda, whose amino-acid sequence is MKPVQLPLSVRLRDDATFINYYPGANAAALGYVERLCEAEAGWTESLIYLWGKQGVGRTHLLQAACLRFEQMGEPAVYLPMAEVIDEGVELFDHLEQYELVCLDDLQAVVGKPEWEEALFHLFNRLRDSGRRLLIAASCSPRELPVKLADLKSRLTMALVFQMRLLSDEEKLRALQLRASRRGLHLTDEVGHFILTRGKRSMSALFDLLEQLDQASLQAQRKLTIPFLKETLGW
- a CDS encoding C40 family peptidase; its protein translation is MSFTVRLVVASLAVLLAACSSTPPPAPPKVVSRPVVSAPSQFSSPVADDVLLRAIGLVGTPYRWGGNTPDSGFDCSGLIGYVYQGAAGITLPRSTRDMINLRGPDIDRSQLQTGDLVFFATGGGSNVSHAGIYVGEGRFVHAPATGGTVKLDSLDKPYWQKAWLNAKRVITPSNLARQ
- a CDS encoding C40 family peptidase, whose translation is MLNRFAPLVPLALVSLLFGCAAQMPASQQQSQNPQFKDSVTAQTAAKRADYSASVLDDEIATEDELAQFADNKPYQLPVLADSILERGKSLIGTRYRFGGTSTTSGFDCSGFIGYLFREEAGMSLPRSSREMINIDAPLVKRNDLKPGDLLFFSTAGRGRVSHAGIYLGDDQFIHSSSRRSGGVRVDSLDDAYWARTFIEAKRALAMAPSKVPETTTAMTSTTLKRQHR
- a CDS encoding NAD-dependent deacylase, producing MKQSVVDPALVRQTAAALRHANRILIITGAGLSADSGLPTYRGVGGLYNGHTDDGLPIEMALSGPMLRRDPALCWKYIAQLGSACLGGQPNAAHYAIAELQRRKPECWVLTQNVDGYHRAAGSPPERLIEIHGQLAPLYCQSCGAEDPQLSEHLQRPLPPLCARCHGVLRPPVVLFEEMLPELALNVLYEEMAKGFDAVLSIGTTAGFPYIHEPMLRTRVAGGFTAEINPSSTDHSIHMDAFLRCRALDVMEDLVSHI